The Brachyspira hyodysenteriae ATCC 27164 genome includes a window with the following:
- a CDS encoding sigma-70 family RNA polymerase sigma factor gives MSESRLRTNTEEQNNISLYFADAKKEKLLTREEEIELTKRLKEGDAEARSKLIRSNLRFVITIAKQYKNSGLLLEDLISEGNLGLIIAADRFDPDKGYHFISYAVYWIRQSILRAINEKSRLIRLPLNKAMDFVDLERAVHQYYYKSGYTPDVNELATILNKDPNDILHIMSMSTEHISLEGEYNYDGMKDRLIDTIEDKTSKNVEETAINKELMEELKTAIESLSDIEKQIINARYGIDQERKTLKEVGEMFSFTKERIRQIEKKALRKMHSQKYSSLKDFLK, from the coding sequence ATGTCAGAAAGCAGGTTAAGAACTAATACGGAAGAACAGAACAATATATCATTATATTTTGCAGATGCTAAAAAAGAAAAGCTTTTAACTAGAGAAGAAGAAATAGAGCTCACTAAGAGATTAAAAGAAGGGGATGCAGAAGCTAGATCCAAACTAATTAGAAGTAATTTGAGATTTGTTATCACAATAGCAAAACAGTATAAAAACAGCGGACTTTTATTAGAAGATTTAATAAGTGAGGGAAATTTAGGCCTTATAATAGCAGCTGACAGATTTGATCCGGATAAAGGCTATCACTTTATATCCTATGCTGTATATTGGATAAGGCAGAGCATTCTTAGGGCTATAAATGAAAAATCAAGACTTATAAGACTTCCTTTAAATAAAGCTATGGATTTTGTAGATTTAGAAAGAGCCGTGCATCAATACTATTATAAAAGCGGATATACTCCTGATGTTAATGAACTTGCAACCATTTTAAATAAAGACCCTAATGATATACTTCATATTATGTCTATGAGTACAGAACATATTTCTCTTGAGGGCGAATATAATTATGATGGTATGAAAGATAGGCTTATAGATACGATAGAAGATAAAACTTCCAAAAATGTTGAAGAAACTGCTATAAATAAAGAACTTATGGAAGAATTAAAAACAGCCATCGAAAGTTTATCAGATATAGAAAAGCAAATCATTAATGCAAGATATGGAATAGATCAGGAAAGAAAGACTCTTAAAGAAGTAGGGGAGATGTTCTCTTTCACTAAAGAGCGTATAAGACAGATAGAAAAAAAA
- the lpxC gene encoding UDP-3-O-acyl-N-acetylglucosamine deacetylase: MQTVTTKQNILIIDDEEDILTTCQNILEDEGYGVDIAKNYKEAEDILNSKNVNLVFLDVWLPDVDGLDILANIKEKHPNTVVIMMSGHAGVETAVRATKMGAYDFLEKPISISKLLSSCEDVFKEDADKVELVENKESESHHHHNTGYKVKQRTIAKSIVVSGFALMEGRKTALTLLPAEVNTGIVFIDINTNTHIKLSHNNILSKDKSGAVNSTALISGNRYIKTTEHFLAALHMMGITNLIVKCDGEVPNVDGSALVFCDALKEAGFVEQDDYIEPIVIDQTLTYGNVNDNETYIILSPYDGLEVSLRIDFSGSIGVQEYTYNFNNFDQFTEEVGRARSFNTIDNIDYAQKMGMAGSGMIGSHILLCDGKVINTKLHFDNEFVRHKILDIIGDLYILARPIRGKVVANKSSHSFNHSVVHDLANRYL; encoded by the coding sequence ATGCAGACAGTAACAACTAAACAAAATATATTAATAATAGATGATGAAGAAGATATACTGACTACCTGTCAGAATATTTTAGAAGATGAAGGCTATGGAGTAGATATAGCAAAAAATTATAAAGAAGCTGAAGATATACTTAATAGTAAAAATGTAAATTTAGTATTTTTAGATGTATGGCTTCCGGATGTTGATGGGCTTGATATACTTGCTAATATAAAAGAAAAACATCCTAATACTGTTGTAATAATGATGAGCGGACATGCTGGTGTTGAAACAGCTGTAAGAGCTACTAAAATGGGAGCTTATGACTTTTTAGAGAAGCCTATTAGTATATCAAAACTTCTTTCAAGCTGTGAAGATGTATTCAAAGAAGATGCGGATAAAGTAGAATTAGTAGAAAATAAAGAAAGTGAATCACATCATCATCATAATACAGGCTATAAAGTTAAACAGAGAACAATAGCTAAAAGTATAGTAGTAAGCGGCTTTGCTTTAATGGAAGGAAGAAAAACTGCATTGACTTTGCTTCCGGCAGAAGTTAATACAGGTATAGTATTTATAGATATTAATACAAATACTCATATAAAATTATCTCATAATAATATACTTTCTAAAGATAAATCAGGTGCAGTAAACTCTACAGCATTAATATCAGGCAATAGATATATAAAAACTACAGAGCATTTTTTAGCAGCACTTCATATGATGGGTATTACTAATTTAATAGTAAAATGTGATGGAGAAGTACCTAATGTTGATGGTTCAGCTTTGGTATTCTGCGATGCTTTAAAAGAAGCTGGTTTTGTAGAGCAGGATGATTATATAGAGCCTATAGTAATAGATCAGACTTTAACTTATGGAAATGTTAATGATAATGAAACTTACATAATACTTTCTCCTTATGACGGACTTGAGGTAAGTCTTCGTATAGATTTTTCAGGAAGTATAGGCGTACAGGAATATACATATAATTTTAATAATTTTGATCAGTTTACAGAAGAGGTAGGAAGAGCCAGATCATTTAATACTATAGATAATATTGATTATGCCCAAAAAATGGGTATGGCTGGAAGCGGTATGATAGGAAGCCATATACTTCTTTGCGATGGAAAAGTAATAAATACTAAATTACATTTTGATAATGAGTTTGTAAGGCATAAAATTTTGGATATAATTGGAGATTTATATATATTAGCCAGACCTATAAGAGGCAAAGTTGTCGCTAATAAGTCTTCGCATTCTTTCAATCATTCCGTTGTACATGATCTTGCAAATAGATATTTATAA
- the glyS gene encoding glycine--tRNA ligase subunit beta, giving the protein MKDLLIEILVEEIPADFAYPASVSFKKIIENTLKNNGINFSTVNSYTTPRRLAVLAENIEEKSKDEVIEFRGPLFESAFKDGAPTKAGEGFLKSHNIDANSIKNIDENESFDKPYIKEVNGKKYIFVKKEKKGIETKKLFEEKLESIVSSIDFKKKMRWGNKDFAFVRPIRNVLALFGNEIIKTSVAGIETNNKVTGHRLLSPEFKEINNPKDYEKTLAEKHVVVSREKRLENIINQLENIEKEHGYEAVSKKKVSEIVVDLVEEPYLLTAEFDSKFLEVPKEVLTSEMIEHQKYFPLCKKDGTLTNLFVITANQPKTPQIIAGNIRVLTARLSDGRFLYQEDIRKGMDEMNERLEMLMFRKELGSVADKVKRLEKNSELLIKLLGYEKDKENILKAIKYMKSDLVSNMVYNFPELQGIMGGYFAKSMNLNDDVALAINEQYRPLFAADEIPSNDTGKAIAILDKMDNIAAGFYVGDIPTGSQDPNALRRQALGIINILTKSKKHINLKKLIEDAINSMPKDARNNKSEDLVKDIFEFFKSRFENDIDFAKDSVAGVLSTGIDDMYDAYLKIEAIDAFRKKNEELFSNLLLVFKRIKNMIKSAKDVNLDESLLKEEAEKSLYNTYKEKLNEVNKLMENREYEKTFALLASLYEPLDKFFKDIMVNVDDEKIKNNRIALLSSVDKIFKNMLDFSSLVK; this is encoded by the coding sequence GTGAAAGATTTGCTTATTGAAATATTAGTAGAAGAAATACCTGCAGATTTTGCATATCCTGCCAGCGTAAGTTTTAAAAAAATAATAGAAAATACTTTAAAAAATAATGGTATTAATTTTAGTACTGTTAACTCATACACTACACCAAGAAGATTAGCAGTTTTAGCAGAAAATATAGAAGAAAAATCAAAAGATGAAGTTATAGAATTCAGAGGTCCTTTATTTGAAAGTGCTTTTAAAGACGGTGCTCCTACAAAAGCTGGAGAAGGATTTTTAAAATCTCATAATATAGATGCAAATTCAATAAAAAATATAGATGAAAATGAATCATTTGATAAACCATATATAAAAGAAGTAAATGGAAAAAAATATATATTTGTAAAAAAAGAAAAAAAAGGCATAGAAACTAAAAAACTATTTGAAGAAAAACTAGAAAGTATTGTTTCAAGCATAGATTTCAAAAAGAAAATGAGATGGGGAAATAAAGATTTTGCTTTTGTACGCCCTATAAGAAATGTACTTGCCTTATTTGGAAATGAAATCATTAAAACATCTGTTGCAGGAATAGAAACTAATAATAAAGTAACAGGACACAGACTTCTTTCACCTGAATTTAAAGAAATTAATAATCCTAAAGACTATGAAAAAACATTAGCTGAAAAGCATGTTGTAGTATCAAGAGAAAAAAGATTAGAAAATATTATAAATCAATTAGAAAATATTGAAAAAGAACATGGATATGAGGCTGTTTCAAAGAAAAAAGTATCTGAAATAGTTGTGGATTTGGTAGAAGAGCCTTACTTACTCACTGCTGAATTCGATTCTAAATTCTTAGAAGTACCTAAAGAAGTTTTAACAAGCGAAATGATTGAACATCAAAAATACTTCCCATTATGTAAAAAAGACGGTACTTTAACTAATTTATTTGTAATAACAGCAAATCAGCCTAAAACTCCTCAAATAATAGCAGGAAATATAAGAGTTTTAACTGCAAGACTTTCAGACGGAAGATTCTTATACCAAGAAGATATAAGAAAAGGCATGGACGAGATGAATGAAAGACTTGAAATGCTTATGTTTAGAAAAGAGCTTGGAAGCGTTGCTGATAAAGTAAAAAGACTCGAGAAAAACTCAGAACTTTTAATAAAGCTTTTAGGCTATGAAAAAGATAAAGAAAATATACTAAAAGCTATTAAATATATGAAATCAGATTTAGTAAGTAATATGGTATATAATTTTCCAGAGCTTCAAGGTATAATGGGAGGATATTTTGCTAAATCTATGAATCTTAATGATGATGTTGCTTTAGCTATTAATGAACAATATAGACCTTTATTCGCTGCTGATGAAATACCTTCTAATGATACAGGTAAGGCTATAGCTATACTTGATAAAATGGATAATATAGCAGCAGGTTTCTATGTTGGAGATATACCAACAGGTTCTCAAGACCCTAATGCTCTAAGAAGACAGGCTTTAGGTATTATTAATATACTTACAAAGTCTAAAAAGCATATTAATCTTAAAAAATTAATAGAAGATGCTATCAACTCTATGCCTAAAGATGCTAGAAATAATAAAAGCGAAGATTTAGTAAAAGATATATTCGAGTTCTTTAAATCCCGTTTTGAAAATGATATTGACTTTGCTAAAGATTCTGTTGCTGGAGTTCTTTCTACTGGTATAGATGATATGTATGATGCTTATTTAAAAATAGAAGCTATTGATGCATTTAGAAAGAAAAATGAAGAGCTATTCTCTAATCTTTTATTAGTATTTAAAAGAATTAAGAATATGATTAAATCAGCTAAAGATGTTAATTTAGATGAATCATTATTAAAAGAAGAAGCTGAAAAATCTCTATACAATACATATAAAGAAAAATTGAATGAAGTTAATAAGCTTATGGAAAATAGAGAATATGAAAAAACATTCGCTCTACTTGCAAGTTTATACGAACCATTGGATAAATTCTTCAAAGATATTATGGTAAATGTAGATGATGAGAAAATCAAAAATAATCGTATAGCTTTGCTTTCTTCAGTTGATAAAATCTTCAAGAATATGCTTGATTTCTCTAGTTTGGTAAAATAA
- a CDS encoding alkaline phosphatase, which produces MIRLLPILLLAVFFIGCGQPSYNNSENDIKAKNVIILIADGQSTDVITYSRWINGGESLAIDEMLSGAVRTHNADSPIADSAPAGTALATGYKSSYKQFIGLLPDEAILPNSSIPTEARSPIANVLEAAQLLDKATGVVATAEIMHATPAAFSAHDITRKDYDDLSEQQIFQDIDVILGGGYKFFTKEGRKDGKDLISEITNLGYSIIRTSDELNSFTGDKVVGLFADADLAYDIDRNETSQPSLAQMTSKAIEILSKNKNGFFLMVEASKVDWAAHANDPVGLVSDTLAYDAAVKAALDFAKKDNNTMVIAVTDHGNSGFSMGNYDTSSDYQQVQLASLIDPIKKASRSAEYIARKIEAGEDIRETMSKYYSINDMTAAEVNSLTGKTGEDLHYAIGPILAKRAYLGFTSHGHTGEDVPLYTYLPNNKRITGLIDNTDIAKNIAKAMGINLDEASKKLFMSEDEIKKAGAELTSDGQILTIRMKDKTAQMMKNRNIITVDGEKKTLAGVVVYNESKWYFPAEVLDILNK; this is translated from the coding sequence ATGATTCGATTATTACCTATCCTTCTTTTAGCCGTATTTTTTATCGGATGCGGTCAGCCATCTTACAATAATTCAGAAAATGATATAAAAGCAAAAAATGTTATAATTTTAATTGCTGATGGACAAAGCACTGATGTAATTACATATTCAAGATGGATTAATGGCGGAGAGTCATTAGCCATAGATGAAATGTTAAGCGGAGCAGTTAGAACTCATAATGCTGATTCTCCTATAGCTGATTCTGCACCTGCCGGTACAGCTTTAGCTACTGGATATAAATCATCTTATAAGCAGTTTATAGGTCTTCTTCCAGATGAGGCTATACTTCCTAATTCATCAATACCTACAGAAGCCAGAAGTCCTATAGCAAATGTATTAGAGGCAGCACAACTTCTTGATAAAGCTACAGGAGTTGTTGCTACTGCAGAAATTATGCATGCAACTCCTGCAGCATTTTCTGCTCATGATATCACTAGAAAAGACTATGATGATTTAAGCGAACAGCAAATATTTCAGGATATAGATGTTATACTTGGAGGCGGATATAAGTTTTTTACTAAAGAAGGAAGAAAAGACGGAAAGGATTTGATATCTGAAATTACTAATTTAGGTTATTCTATAATCAGAACTTCTGATGAATTAAATTCTTTCACAGGCGATAAAGTTGTAGGACTTTTTGCAGATGCAGATTTAGCATATGATATAGACAGAAATGAAACATCTCAGCCTTCATTGGCTCAAATGACTTCAAAGGCTATAGAAATACTTTCTAAAAATAAAAATGGATTCTTTTTAATGGTAGAAGCTTCAAAAGTAGATTGGGCTGCTCATGCCAATGATCCGGTAGGATTAGTATCCGATACTTTAGCTTATGATGCTGCTGTAAAAGCTGCATTGGATTTTGCCAAAAAAGATAATAATACTATGGTTATAGCTGTAACAGATCATGGAAACAGTGGTTTTTCTATGGGAAATTATGACACATCTTCAGATTATCAACAAGTACAATTAGCAAGCCTTATAGATCCTATAAAAAAAGCTTCACGTTCTGCTGAATATATAGCTAGAAAAATAGAAGCTGGCGAAGATATAAGAGAAACTATGTCTAAATATTATTCTATTAATGATATGACAGCGGCAGAAGTAAATTCTCTTACAGGAAAAACAGGTGAGGATTTACATTATGCTATAGGTCCAATATTAGCAAAAAGAGCATATTTAGGATTCACTTCTCATGGACATACTGGAGAAGATGTTCCTCTATATACTTATTTACCTAATAATAAAAGAATCACAGGTCTTATAGATAATACTGATATAGCTAAAAATATTGCTAAAGCTATGGGAATAAATTTAGATGAAGCTTCCAAAAAATTATTTATGAGTGAAGATGAAATAAAAAAAGCAGGTGCTGAGCTAACATCTGACGGTCAAATTCTTACTATACGTATGAAAGATAAAACTGCTCAAATGATGAAAAACAGAAATATAATTACTGTAGATGGAGAGAAAAAAACTTTAGCAGGAGTTGTGGTTTATAATGAGTCTAAATGGTATTTCCCTGCTGAGGTATTAGATATATTAAATAAGTAA
- the thiD gene encoding bifunctional hydroxymethylpyrimidine kinase/phosphomethylpyrimidine kinase produces MVKALTIAGFDGSGGAGIQADLKTFSALGCYGMCVLTALPVQNTQGVRSCYEIELKAIKEQLECIFDDIIPDAIKIGMLFNSDIIKLVADFLSNNAKNIPIIVDPVMVAKSGDRLLLEEAVDSLKKYILPISTVVTPNIPEAEDLTSKKIKTDDDMIDAANDILNMGAKNVMLKGGHLEGELSRDLFINKESKEFLDALRIDTKNTHGTGCTLSAAICSYIAHGKTPLEASKLGKQYLFNALQAAKVDSVGKGHGPVHHFYEAWKHLNI; encoded by the coding sequence ATGGTAAAGGCTTTAACAATAGCCGGATTTGATGGTTCCGGAGGTGCCGGCATACAGGCAGATTTGAAAACTTTTTCTGCTTTGGGATGTTATGGAATGTGCGTACTTACTGCATTACCTGTGCAGAATACTCAAGGTGTAAGAAGCTGTTATGAAATAGAATTAAAAGCTATAAAAGAACAGTTGGAATGCATATTTGATGATATTATACCTGATGCTATAAAGATAGGAATGCTTTTTAATAGCGATATAATAAAATTAGTTGCCGATTTTTTGAGTAATAATGCTAAGAATATACCTATAATAGTTGATCCTGTAATGGTTGCAAAGAGCGGAGACAGACTTCTTCTTGAAGAGGCAGTTGACAGTTTAAAAAAATATATACTTCCTATTTCTACTGTTGTAACTCCGAATATACCTGAAGCTGAGGATTTAACTTCAAAAAAAATAAAAACCGATGATGATATGATAGATGCCGCTAATGATATACTCAATATGGGTGCAAAAAATGTTATGCTTAAAGGCGGACATTTAGAAGGTGAATTGTCAAGGGATTTATTTATTAATAAAGAAAGCAAAGAGTTTTTAGATGCTTTAAGAATAGATACTAAAAATACACATGGTACAGGATGTACGCTTTCTGCCGCAATATGCAGTTATATAGCACATGGTAAAACACCTCTTGAGGCTTCAAAATTAGGAAAACAGTATTTATTTAATGCATTACAGGCTGCCAAAGTTGACAGTGTAGGTAAAGGCCATGGCCCTGTTCATCATTTTTATGAGGCATGGAAGCATTTAAATATATAA